The following nucleotide sequence is from Gemmatimonadota bacterium.
CTTTGATGACTTCGCACTACGGCTAGGAGATTACAAGTACCAAAGTCTTGGATCTGGTGTTGACGAGGTTGCAATTCAGCGTGCCGAGAAAGTCTTGGAAGTTCAACTTCCTCGTAGCTACAAGGAATTCCTTCGTAGATTCGGCTGGGGCGGAGTTGGACATTGGGAACTTTACGGTCTTGGGTCTGATGTGCCAGAGTACTTGGATTTGTTACGAATGACATTAAGTGAACGGGAGGAGATGAGACCTAGAGTGCCGTTCCACTTGGTACCCATAATGAATGACG
It contains:
- a CDS encoding SMI1/KNR4 family protein; protein product: MNFDDFALRLGDYKYQSLGSGVDEVAIQRAEKVLEVQLPRSYKEFLRRFGWGGVGHWELYGLGSDVPEYLDLLRMTLSEREEMRPRVPFHLVPIMNDGYGNHYCLDTNKVKGDECPVVFWDHDLPENQDPKFVSNGFVMWLNKLLDDL